A section of the Hevea brasiliensis isolate MT/VB/25A 57/8 chromosome 17, ASM3005281v1, whole genome shotgun sequence genome encodes:
- the LOC110638628 gene encoding G-type lectin S-receptor-like serine/threonine-protein kinase At4g27290, which translates to MDTDSPAAHSSDTPIATYKKKKAMQAKLEQIETNQALILSIISPQQPLKAPPPPPDGKSKGTHALAEAILQLTSKGKNFALGFFSPGNSRYRYLGIWYYKVREQTVVWVANRNHPINGSSGFLSINQYGNLILHKKHKQKVPMWSTNVSEEVTGTCVVQLLDSGNLVLIEERSKQVVWQSFDYPTDTHLPGMKVGLNRKTGFRSFLTSGRSADDPGIGDYSIELNPNGSPQAILYRGTKPYWRSSPWPAKQFVDIRNVSFINNQDEAYVTMDVFDASVIVRVKLDYSGLLMHLTWHEIEGKWKKFWSVPDYRCESYGYCGAFGKCDPVVHVRRFECDCLPGYEPKIPWDWNILMDGSSGCVRKRQESSPVCRHGGGFVKVASVKIPDTSEAVWLGLNMSPMDCELECTRNCSCSAYASIGIPEKGTGCLAWYGELMDTTINIEDGNNIYVRVDALELAEIAKQSNHSLGTKYKLAVFVASVVSSWFIIILFSYLWFKKKGKRVRNKWNERLLDTINDAYPNDTLVGNEGRMSHPDIAFFNLSTMITATNNFSPAKKVGQGGFGLVHEDSRLSIIHRDLKTSNILLDAKMNPKFSDFGLARVFNGDQIQEETDKIVGTFGYMSPKYVMFGKFSTKSDVFSFGVILLKIITGKKNNMYCQEDCYLSMIGYIWHLWRENRPLEIVDSSLRESCPPHEVLRCIQIGLLCVQEDALDRPTMSTVVLMLNSETTLPPPGQPAFTLKKSYNSSSSSAKRDGFCSVDEETITEVVCR; encoded by the exons ATGGATACTGACTCACCAGCAGCCCATTCTAGTGATACCCCTATTGCTACATACAAGAAGAAGAAAGCCATGCAAGCTAAGCTAGAGCAGATAGAAACTAACCAGGcactcattttgagcatcatttcTCCACAGCAACCACTAaaagcaccaccacctccaccagatGGCAAGAGCAAAGGA acCCATGCACTTGCGGAAGCTATTTTACAGCTAACATCAAAAGGAAAGAATTTTGCTTTAGGATTTTTTAGCCCCGGAAATTCCCGATATAGATATCTTGGAATCTGGTACTATAAAGTTCGAGAGCAAACTGTGGTTTGGGTAGCAAATAGGAATCATCCGATCAATGGGTCCTCAGGATTTCTATCAATTAACCAATATGGAAATCTCATCCTGCATAAGAAACATAAGCAGAAAGTTCCTATGTGGTCTACAAATGTTTCAGAGGAAGTGACAGGCACTTGTGTAGTTCAGCTCTTGGATTCAGGAAACTTGGTTTTGATCGAAGAAAGAAGTAAACAAGTCGTGTGGCAAAGCTTTGATTATCCTACTGATACTCATCTACCAGGAATGAAGGTTGGGTTGAACCGGAAGACAGGTTTTCGCAGTTTCTTAACATCAGGGAGATCAGCAGATGACCCTGGAATTGGAGATTACTCGATTGAGTTGAATCCAAATGGATCACCACAAGCCATTCTTTACAGGGGTACAAAACCATATTGGCGAAGCTCCCCATGGCCTGCAAAACAGTTCGTGGATATACGAAACGTCAGTTTTATTAACAACCAAGATGAGGCATATGTTACCATGGATGTCTTTGATGCTTCTGTCATAGTACGAGTCAAGTTGGATTATTCAGGATTGCTTATGCACCTAACTTGGCATGAAATTGAAGGCAAATGGAAGAAATTCTGGTCGGTGCCTGATTATCGGTGTGAGTCATATGGTTATTGTGGTGCTTTTGGCAAGTGTGATCCTGTAGTACATGTTCGAAGATTTGAATGTGATTGTTTACCTGGGTACGAACCCAAGATTCCTTGGGACTGGAATATTCTGATGGATGGATCTAGTGGATGTGTTAGGAAGCGGCAAGAATCATCTCCAGTGTGCAGGCATGGAGGAGGGTTTGTCAAAGTAGCAAGTGTTAAGATTCCTGATACCTCAGAAGCAGTTTGGTTGGGCTTGAACATGAGTCCTATGGACTGTGAACTGGAATGCACGAGGAATTGTTCATGCTCTGCGTATGCAAGCATAGGTATTCCTGAGAAAGGGACTGGTTGCTTGGCATGGTATGGCGAATTAATGGATACAACTATTAATATAGAAGATGGAAATAATATTTATGTTCGTGTTGATGCACTTGAATTAG CTGAAATTGCAAAACAATCAAATCATTCTCTGGGGACGAAGTATAAGTTGGCTGTTTTTGTAGCATCTGTTGTTTCATCCTGGTTTATAATCATCTTATTTTCATATTTGTGGTTCAAGAAGAAGGGTAAAAGGG TGAGGAACAAATGGAATGAAAGATTGCTTGATACAATCAATGATGCTTACCCCAATGATACCTTGGTGGGAAATGAAGGTAGAATGAGTCATCCAGACATAGCATTTTTCAATCTCAGCACAATGATTACTGCGACCAACAATTTCTCTCCAGCTAAAAAAGTTGGACAAGGTGGTTTTGGCTTGGTTCATGAG GATTCCAGGTTAAGTATTATCCATAGAGATTTAAAAACGAGTAACATTCTATTAGATGCAAAAATGAatccaaaattttcagattttggctTAGCTAGAGTtttcaatggtgaccaaattcaAGAAGAGACTGACAAAATAGTTGGAACATT TGGTTACATGTCTCCGAAATATGTGATGTTTGGAAAGTTTTCAACAAAATCTGATGTTTTCAGTTTTGGGGTCATATTATTAAAGATCATTACAGGGAAGAAGAACAACATGTATTGTCAAGAGGATTGTTATCTGAGCATGATAGGGTAT ATATGGCATTTATGGAGAGAAAATAGACCATTGGAGATAGTTGATTCATCTTTGAGGGAGTCATGTCCTCCTCATGAAGTATTAAGATGCATCCAGATTGGGCTCTTATGTGTGCAAGAAGATGCGTTGGACAGACCAACAATGTCAACAGTTGTTTTAATGTTGAATAGTGAAACTACTCTTCCTCCTCCAGGACAGCCTGCATTCACTCTTAAAAAGTCTTATAATAGTTCTAGCTCATCAGCAAAAAGAGATGGGTTTTGTTCTGTGGATGAGGAAACAATTACTGAGGTTGTATGTCGCTAA